A genomic region of Solanum dulcamara chromosome 2, daSolDulc1.2, whole genome shotgun sequence contains the following coding sequences:
- the LOC129871843 gene encoding uncharacterized protein LOC129871843 encodes MKYSRIKVVTSSEYLYSVYESGVRYIVCLERKTCHCGRFQLDELPCPHTIAVLKSKNITNMHPYCSDYYKPEALTNTYELPMILMPDKKDWSVLNYFLEEIVLPPRYKRILGRPKKERKKYSSDKIRTSTNSCRRCGHEGHNRKTCNFMPKEK; translated from the exons ATGAAGTATTCGAGAATAAAG GTTGTTACTTCATCAGAAtatctttattctgtttatGAGTCAGGTgtaagatacattgtgtgtcttgaaagaaaaacatgcCATTGTGGCAGGTTTCAACTAGATGAGCTACCATGTCCACACAcaattgcagtgttgaagagcaagaacattacaAACATGCACCCATACTGTTCTGATTACTACAAGCCAGAGGCGTTGACAAATACATATGAATTGCCAATGATTCTaatgccagataagaaagattggtctgttctgaattattttttggaaGAGATTGTCTTGCCACCAAGATACAAAAGGATTCTAGGAAGaccaaagaaagaaagaaaaaagtactCTAGTGATAAGATAAGAACGAGCACAAATTCTTGTAGACGTTGTGGCCATGAAGGCCACAAcagaaagacttgtaatttcatgCCCAAAGAGAAATGA
- the LOC129871859 gene encoding uncharacterized protein LOC129871859, translating to MNKLREKSKSKFQVQHSPKEADKKIEGVSTHPNLPKVPSEIAIRVGHRISRILNWRVVVVKPKFETFMSTIFSEYQCSNIMQSQDEIESLVIPESEHHYEADTSTAKVKFTEPQEVPRFEDFSTKPPAELLKRSSHVADISSPPPPKRMKTTPGKKPIQVEKTKMDKDVIPPNSSEKSVSTSMEPVAKSGVCGESSGHSNQIIHVEFKALKKSIKNSLKKYVDRKFKRLEKKIDSNHTDILKAMNNIVHHMTGTSFPANKSDIPPANFQYHVQKDIKVDTSQAEPSNMIQEVDDVSGHNSVSDAVEYIQQPISTDTLKEAEPSNSIQQVDVVSGHNTVSDAAEYIQQHVSTDTLKKAEPSNMIQQVDDVLEHNIVSEVAESFQQHASTDTLMNNVMKNVIEVVDKTDQYEEHVQQTDKEKIKPTASESNTSAPISPKTMEVIDALIYGLPLPAKPLTIVSHEQVVLDECLLRDIQLPTTLPSKPDVLPDDAKTPLLRTYRCNIILSSEEIEDVVGQSRLIRVYDSSTGRRTSNPSPEIQKIEAKSPGNMLESHHPFAVEYVEGIAQQESDSLDCGIFLASFFEYLSDGSSTPTTRLQAEFFRERYGALLWKYGCWKSKDGYVRENDDQKKPKRDFISPSQGEPMDVE from the exons atgaataagctacgtgagaaatcGAAGTCAAAATTCCAAGTTCAACATTCACCCAAAGAAGCCGACaaaaagattgaaggggttTCAACACACCCTAATCTACCAAAg GTGCCTTCTGAGATTGCTATTAGAGTGGGCCATCGAATTTCCAGAATTCTTAATTGGCGTGTTGTTGTTGTCAAGCCAAAATTTGAGACCTTCATGTCTACTATCTTTAGTGAG TATCAATGCTCCAATATTATGCAATCTCAAGATGAAATTGAATCACTTGTCATTCCTGAAAGTGAACATCATTATGAAGCTGATACATCAACTGCCAAGGTTAAATTCACAGAACCTCAAGAAGTTCCCAGATTTGAGGACTTCTCAACAAAACCACCCGCAGAATTATTAAAAAGATCCAGTCATGTTGCTGATATATCTTCTCCACCTCCTCCCAAAAGAATGAAGACTACCCCTGGTAAAAAACCCATTCAagtagaaaaaactaaaatggaTAAGGATGTCATACCACCAAATTCATCAGAAAAGAGTGTTTCTACTTCTATGGAACCTGTGGCAAAGTCAGGGGTATGCGGTGAATCTTCCGGTCATtcgaatcaaattattcatgtggAATTTAAAGCATTAAAGAAGTCTATAAAAAATTCTCTAAAGAAATAC gttGACCGGAAGTTCAAGCGattagagaaaaaaattgattcaaatcacACTGATATTTTGAAAGCCATGAACAACATAGTGCACCACATGACTGGCACATCATTTCCAGCAAATAAATCTGATATCCCTCCAGCAAATTTCCAATATCATGTCCAGAAAGATATTAAGGTAGATACATCAC AAGCAGAACCATCCAACATGATACAAGAGGTGGATGATGTATCTGGGCATAACAGTGTATCAGATGCTGTAGAATATATTCAACAGCCTATTTCaactgatacattaaag GAAGCAGAACCATCAAACAGTATACAACAGGTAGATGTTGTATCTGGGCATAACACTGTATCAGATGCTGCAGAATATATTCAACAACATGTTTCaactgatacattaaag AAAGCAGAACCATCCAACATGATACAACAGGTGGATGATGTATTAGAACACAATATTGTATCAGAAGTTGCAGAATCTTTTCAACAGCATGCTTCAACTGATACATTGATG AATAATGTCATGAAAAATGTGATAGAGGTTGTTGATAAGACTGATCAATATGAAGAGCATGTTCAACAGActgataaagaaaaaatcaaaccaactgCATCG GAATCAAATACTTCAGCTCCGATTTCACCTAAAACTATGGAAGTGATAGATGCTCTAATATACGGACTTCCATTACCTGCAAAGCCATTGACTATTGTTAGTCATGAACAGGTAGTTCTGGATGAATGTCTTCTACGTGATATCCAGCTACCTACCACTCTTCCATCAAAACCTGACGTATTACCAGATGATGCAAAGACACCTCTTCTAAGAA CATATCGATGTAATATTATACTATCTTCGGAAGAAATCGAAGATGTAGTTGGGCAATca AGGTTGATACGCGTGTATGATTCATCAACGGGAAGAAGAACTAGCAACCCTTCACCAGAGATTCAAAAGATAGAA GCCAAATCACCCGGAAACATGCTTGAATCACATCATCCTTTTGCAGTTGAATACGTTGAAGGCATTGCGCAACAAGAAAGCGATagctt GGATTGTGGTATTTTCCTGGCTAGTTTTTTCgaatatcttagtgatggaaGTTCTACTCCAACTACTAGACTACAAGCCGAATTCTTCCGTGAAAGATATGGCGCACTACTGTGGAAGTATGGTTGTTGGAAGTCcaaggatggttatgttagAGAAAACGACGATCAAAAAAAACCTAAGAGAGATTTCATCTCTCCTAGTCAAGGAGAACCGATGGAcgtcgagtag